A genome region from Alicyclobacillus acidocaldarius subsp. acidocaldarius DSM 446 includes the following:
- a CDS encoding multicopper oxidase family protein, with amino-acid sequence MGSIRVGMTKLIAPNLTFLPHRMMRGVKQFHLVAEPVEQTLVNGVTIRAWGYNGSTPGPVMVVQPGERVQVVFVNRLPTSTSIHWHGLIVPNEVDGVPEIGAGPVVRPGETYVYEFVVRQAGTFMYHAHTMDAKQEMMGLAGMIVSLPRVLSTHREYVMLLQEWAVQTNDGVDMGGMQMGVHTLTQTVVALSTSDHLSQGESGTQGKRFDINPMSMDFNYFTLNGKAYPDTAPLWVRLGERVRIRLGNISMDSHPMHLHGHEFQVVAADGARLRFPWSKNTINIAPGETWDNEFAANNPGVWAFHCHKPHHTTNAHQPGMGGMFTTVTYV; translated from the coding sequence ATGGGGTCCATCCGTGTAGGGATGACCAAGCTGATTGCACCGAATTTGACATTTTTGCCGCATCGCATGATGCGCGGAGTCAAACAGTTTCACTTGGTGGCCGAACCCGTGGAACAAACTTTGGTGAACGGCGTCACCATCCGAGCCTGGGGCTACAATGGCTCCACACCAGGCCCGGTAATGGTGGTGCAGCCGGGTGAGCGGGTTCAGGTGGTGTTTGTGAATCGCCTTCCGACATCCACCTCTATTCATTGGCATGGTCTCATCGTGCCCAATGAAGTGGATGGTGTGCCGGAAATCGGAGCAGGGCCAGTCGTTCGACCGGGAGAGACGTATGTATACGAGTTTGTGGTGCGTCAGGCAGGGACGTTTATGTATCACGCTCACACCATGGACGCGAAGCAGGAGATGATGGGGCTCGCGGGGATGATTGTTTCACTCCCTCGGGTGCTGTCGACCCATCGGGAGTATGTCATGCTGCTCCAAGAATGGGCAGTGCAGACGAACGATGGAGTGGACATGGGAGGCATGCAGATGGGCGTGCATACCCTAACCCAGACTGTGGTGGCGCTATCCACGTCCGATCATCTCAGTCAAGGAGAGTCGGGGACCCAAGGGAAGCGTTTTGACATCAATCCCATGAGCATGGATTTCAATTACTTCACTTTGAACGGAAAAGCGTATCCAGACACTGCGCCACTGTGGGTCCGACTTGGGGAGCGGGTGCGCATTCGGCTGGGAAACATCAGTATGGATTCGCATCCGATGCATTTGCACGGCCACGAGTTCCAAGTCGTCGCTGCAGATGGGGCGCGTCTCAGGTTCCCGTGGTCGAAAAACACGATCAATATTGCACCGGGGGAGACGTGGGACAACGAGTTTGCTGCGAACAACCCGGGAGTCTGGGCGTTTCATTGTCATAAACCGCATCACACCACGAATGCACATCAGCCAGGCATGGGTGGTATGTTTACCACCGTCACCTACGTGTGA
- a CDS encoding metal-sensitive transcriptional regulator has product MCPEHAGYSYAQHKKDLLRRLRRIEGQVRGLQKMIEEDRYCIDILVQISAIKSALHQVGLTILESHTRGCVADALANRDQGDEMVHELMDVIRQFTRA; this is encoded by the coding sequence ATGTGCCCTGAACATGCTGGATACAGCTACGCCCAACACAAGAAAGACCTCCTGCGCCGGCTGCGGCGCATTGAAGGTCAAGTGCGTGGATTGCAAAAAATGATTGAAGAAGATCGTTACTGTATCGACATTCTCGTGCAGATATCCGCCATCAAGAGTGCGCTTCACCAAGTCGGGCTCACCATTCTCGAGTCCCACACCCGTGGGTGTGTGGCGGATGCTTTGGCCAACCGAGACCAGGGCGATGAAATGGTGCACGAACTGATGGACGTGATCCGTCAGTTCACTCGAGCTTAG
- a CDS encoding heavy metal translocating P-type ATPase, translating to MSEAKEIMLPIEGMTCAACAARIEKNVAKLPGVKEVNVNLASERARVVLDSDTPWSEVVSKIEKTGYSVPVREVDLHITGMTCAACAARIEKVVGRLEAVKSVHVNLASEKARVSYVPGVIDEADIIQAVEKAGYGAILASEAAETEEKERKLRAYHRDLAKFGFSVLMTVPLVVQMFVMLVGGRPFLPNWLSWLLATPVQFYVGWRFYKGAYHALRGGAANMDVLVALGTSVAYVYSTVLTLLGRSDVYFDSSATVVTLIFMGKLLEARAKAKSSAAIESLAKLGAKVAHVLREGVETDVAVEELRVGDLVRVRPGEKVPTDGVVVEGTTSVDESFLTGESMPVSKHLGDEVVGASINQTSAFVMRVTKVGRDTALAQVIRLVDQAQGSKAPVQRLADKISGIFVPVVLGAALVTLLVWGMLGHWSHGLLAAIAVLVIACPCSLGLATPTAIMVGTGLGAESGILVKGGEHLELAHRVNTVVFDKTGTLTTGKPVVTDVWSADGVEQDDVLKVAAALEAQSEHPLGRAVVAYAKEHGVEIPSASEVQSVPGYGIRGMVKGARTRVGNRTWFVDANVTIPDDVLAAFESAGKTAVLVAQDERLLGAIAIADTLKSDVQGTVKELQTMGIEVWMITGDGARTAEAIAKLAGITNVMAGVLPAEKAAKVESLRHAGRVVAMVGDGINDAPALAAADIGIAMGTGTDVALEVADIVLMHGQTHGVVDALRLSKATMRKIRQNLFWAFFYNVLGIPLAALGVLSPIIAGAAMAFSSVSVVSNSLLLRRLQIGKEVHAA from the coding sequence ATGAGCGAGGCCAAAGAGATCATGCTGCCCATCGAAGGTATGACGTGCGCCGCCTGCGCAGCTCGAATTGAGAAGAACGTCGCGAAACTGCCCGGTGTGAAGGAAGTGAACGTGAATCTCGCTTCAGAGCGAGCCCGTGTGGTGCTCGATTCCGACACACCGTGGAGCGAGGTGGTCTCCAAAATCGAAAAGACCGGCTATTCGGTACCAGTACGGGAGGTGGATCTCCACATCACGGGCATGACGTGTGCGGCCTGCGCCGCCCGCATCGAGAAAGTCGTCGGTCGCCTAGAGGCCGTCAAGTCCGTTCATGTCAATCTGGCATCGGAGAAAGCGCGTGTCAGTTATGTCCCGGGCGTGATCGACGAAGCAGACATCATTCAGGCGGTGGAAAAGGCCGGGTACGGCGCTATCCTCGCGAGTGAGGCGGCAGAAACCGAAGAGAAAGAACGGAAACTGCGTGCATACCACAGGGACCTCGCGAAATTTGGGTTTTCCGTGCTCATGACCGTGCCCTTGGTCGTACAGATGTTCGTAATGCTCGTCGGAGGACGACCGTTTCTGCCGAACTGGCTCTCTTGGCTCCTCGCCACGCCAGTGCAGTTTTACGTAGGTTGGCGGTTTTACAAAGGTGCGTACCATGCTCTCCGAGGCGGGGCAGCCAACATGGACGTGTTGGTTGCCCTTGGGACCAGCGTAGCGTATGTGTACAGCACCGTCTTGACCCTGCTTGGGCGCTCCGACGTGTATTTTGACAGCTCCGCTACCGTGGTAACCCTGATCTTTATGGGCAAGTTGCTTGAGGCTCGTGCCAAGGCCAAGTCGAGTGCCGCCATCGAATCCCTGGCCAAGCTCGGCGCAAAGGTGGCCCATGTCCTGCGGGAAGGTGTGGAAACCGACGTGGCCGTCGAGGAGCTGCGGGTAGGAGATCTCGTCCGGGTCCGTCCTGGGGAAAAGGTGCCGACGGACGGCGTTGTCGTGGAGGGCACGACTTCGGTCGATGAATCCTTTCTCACCGGCGAGTCGATGCCCGTCTCCAAACACCTGGGCGATGAGGTCGTGGGCGCATCCATCAACCAAACGAGCGCCTTTGTCATGCGGGTGACGAAAGTCGGCCGGGATACCGCGCTGGCACAGGTGATCCGATTGGTCGATCAGGCTCAGGGTTCGAAAGCGCCGGTGCAGCGACTGGCCGACAAGATCTCCGGCATTTTCGTTCCTGTTGTCCTCGGAGCGGCGCTCGTCACGCTTCTTGTCTGGGGAATGTTAGGGCACTGGTCGCATGGATTGCTCGCAGCGATTGCCGTGCTGGTTATCGCCTGCCCATGCTCCTTGGGGCTTGCCACCCCCACCGCCATCATGGTCGGCACGGGCCTTGGGGCAGAATCCGGCATCCTTGTCAAGGGTGGAGAACACCTGGAACTCGCCCACCGGGTGAACACGGTGGTCTTCGATAAGACGGGTACGCTCACAACCGGCAAGCCTGTAGTGACGGACGTCTGGTCGGCAGATGGAGTGGAACAAGATGATGTTCTCAAGGTGGCAGCCGCTCTTGAAGCGCAGAGCGAACATCCGCTTGGCCGAGCCGTGGTCGCTTACGCCAAGGAGCATGGTGTCGAGATCCCGTCGGCGTCCGAGGTCCAGTCTGTTCCAGGTTATGGAATTCGGGGCATGGTGAAGGGTGCCAGAACACGCGTTGGGAATCGGACCTGGTTCGTCGATGCGAATGTAACCATCCCCGACGATGTCTTGGCGGCGTTTGAGTCTGCAGGCAAGACGGCGGTACTGGTGGCACAGGATGAGCGGTTGCTCGGCGCCATCGCTATCGCCGACACGCTTAAGTCGGACGTCCAAGGTACGGTAAAAGAACTCCAGACAATGGGGATCGAGGTTTGGATGATCACGGGCGATGGAGCCCGCACCGCAGAGGCCATCGCGAAGCTCGCGGGGATCACGAACGTTATGGCTGGTGTTCTTCCAGCCGAGAAGGCGGCCAAGGTGGAAAGCCTGCGGCACGCAGGTCGGGTGGTCGCCATGGTAGGCGATGGCATCAACGATGCACCTGCACTGGCGGCAGCCGACATCGGAATCGCCATGGGGACTGGCACCGATGTGGCGCTGGAGGTGGCGGACATCGTCCTCATGCACGGCCAGACACACGGAGTCGTCGACGCTTTGCGTCTGTCCAAGGCGACCATGCGTAAAATACGCCAAAACCTGTTCTGGGCGTTTTTCTACAATGTCTTGGGGATCCCGCTAGCAGCTTTGGGTGTCCTCAGCCCCATCATTGCCGGGGCGGCCATGGCGTTCAGTTCAGTCAGCGTCGTCTCCAACAGCCTGCTGTTGCGCCGTCTACAGATCGGAAAGGAGGTGCATGCAGCGTAG
- a CDS encoding heavy-metal-associated domain-containing protein, giving the protein MTTATIIVKGMTCSGCVNSVTKALKNVEGVQEASVDLEGQKATVTFDETKTNLATLKEAIEDAGYDTE; this is encoded by the coding sequence ATGACAACAGCAACCATCATCGTCAAAGGCATGACGTGCAGCGGTTGCGTAAACTCCGTCACCAAGGCGCTCAAAAACGTGGAGGGTGTCCAGGAGGCGAGCGTGGATCTAGAAGGACAGAAAGCTACGGTCACCTTTGACGAGACGAAGACCAACTTGGCCACGCTGAAAGAGGCCATCGAGGACGCCGGTTACGATACAGAGTGA
- a CDS encoding SHOCT domain-containing protein — MNGMGMMGSGFMSLYWILSTLILIAGILLVLWVIARVVRRGSLSPHVKEHDHAVRLLKERYARGEIDREEYLQRLKDLRD, encoded by the coding sequence ATGAATGGGATGGGCATGATGGGATCCGGGTTCATGAGTCTGTATTGGATACTCTCCACATTGATTTTGATCGCCGGAATCCTGCTTGTGCTCTGGGTCATCGCCCGTGTGGTCAGAAGAGGCTCTCTCAGTCCACACGTTAAAGAGCACGACCATGCTGTTCGGCTGCTCAAAGAACGCTACGCTCGTGGTGAAATTGACCGGGAGGAATACTTGCAGCGTCTCAAGGACTTACGAGACTAG
- a CDS encoding flagellar hook-basal body complex protein FliE, which translates to MIAPVTSVSLAGVGPAASAGGAALGGMSFSDYLGEALDAVNQAAARADQLAVEYASGGPVSTADLMIAGTQASLAVDMLSQVATRVQQAYTTLMNMQI; encoded by the coding sequence ATGATCGCACCGGTGACCAGCGTTTCGCTCGCAGGCGTGGGGCCAGCCGCGAGCGCGGGCGGCGCCGCGCTGGGCGGAATGAGCTTTTCGGACTACCTCGGCGAGGCGCTCGACGCCGTCAACCAGGCGGCGGCGCGAGCTGATCAACTTGCCGTCGAATACGCGAGCGGGGGGCCGGTGTCGACCGCGGATCTCATGATCGCCGGGACACAAGCCTCTCTCGCGGTCGACATGTTGTCGCAGGTCGCCACGCGCGTGCAGCAGGCGTACACCACCTTGATGAATATGCAGATTTAG
- a CDS encoding flagellar basal body rod protein FlgC, whose product MFDNLSMNISASGLAANQLWLNVIANNIANVNLTTQMVDLIQATRAYQANATAFDAAKQMAVTALSIGK is encoded by the coding sequence ATGTTTGACAACTTGAGCATGAACATCTCGGCGAGCGGCCTCGCGGCGAACCAGCTGTGGTTGAACGTGATCGCAAATAACATCGCCAACGTCAACCTGACCACGCAGATGGTCGATTTGATCCAGGCGACGCGTGCGTATCAGGCCAACGCGACGGCTTTTGACGCGGCGAAGCAGATGGCCGTGACGGCCCTCAGCATCGGCAAGTGA
- the flgB gene encoding flagellar basal body rod protein FlgB: MTVFELLQNALDASTLRQAVYANNIANAETPGYKRQDVAFETLLQNALSGQASGALGEAQIPIGGDAPSYDLNALPDVTPVVYTDPSTTVNSNGNNVDITEEMVLLAENQVRYDTLVQVISGRLYSLRTAITGS; encoded by the coding sequence ATGACGGTTTTCGAATTGCTGCAGAACGCGCTCGACGCGTCGACCCTCCGTCAGGCGGTGTACGCCAACAACATTGCGAACGCGGAGACACCCGGCTACAAGCGCCAGGACGTGGCGTTTGAGACACTCCTGCAGAACGCGCTGAGTGGTCAGGCGAGCGGAGCTCTCGGTGAGGCGCAGATTCCGATCGGCGGCGACGCGCCCTCTTACGATCTGAACGCGTTGCCCGACGTGACCCCGGTCGTGTATACGGATCCGTCCACAACCGTGAACTCGAACGGCAACAACGTGGACATCACGGAAGAGATGGTGTTGCTCGCGGAAAACCAGGTTCGATACGACACGCTCGTGCAGGTTATTTCGGGTCGGTTGTATAGCCTGCGCACGGCCATCACGGGGAGCTGA
- a CDS encoding DUF7309 domain-containing protein, whose amino-acid sequence MGEWKALYDAAIEFRNLAPWQWMYDDALFAIEDPDTGQIGYCSVMGALGEFHGLAVFPGEAGWRSLHRLMQDNEPSSAAEEERVYGQFALIASFESSRDVTEQDRAVMKQLGLRFRGEIAWPVFRSHRPGYLPWYLTRDEAKLLTVALSQATVVASRIRQQSDLLEPPQPNQILTRRRVKDGTSFEWIDVWTETPQYTLSASEIPPIRVDEVILKRIRRQETRRGEWEVDIFYAPFAVEEGERPMFPRMLMCVDHASGIVLQVHAAAHETYAQESVDKLLETMLAGGCPATFLFQRPEVGTLLRPIAEGLGIELRQEDWLPALEEAREALEQGLGGKG is encoded by the coding sequence TTGGGTGAGTGGAAGGCGCTCTACGACGCCGCTATCGAGTTCCGTAACTTGGCTCCATGGCAATGGATGTATGATGATGCCCTGTTCGCCATCGAGGATCCTGACACCGGCCAGATTGGCTATTGTTCCGTCATGGGCGCTCTTGGCGAGTTTCATGGATTGGCGGTCTTTCCGGGGGAGGCCGGGTGGAGGTCCCTTCATCGGCTGATGCAAGACAATGAGCCATCGTCGGCCGCCGAGGAAGAGAGGGTGTACGGGCAATTCGCGCTCATCGCGTCGTTTGAGAGCAGTCGCGATGTCACTGAGCAGGACCGTGCCGTCATGAAACAGCTCGGCCTCCGCTTCCGGGGCGAGATCGCATGGCCTGTGTTTCGTAGCCACCGTCCAGGGTACTTGCCATGGTATCTGACGCGGGACGAAGCGAAACTCCTGACGGTCGCGCTATCCCAAGCCACTGTCGTAGCTTCTCGCATTCGCCAGCAGTCCGACCTGCTCGAGCCGCCTCAGCCCAACCAAATCCTGACCCGCAGGCGGGTAAAAGACGGCACGTCCTTTGAGTGGATCGACGTCTGGACCGAAACACCGCAGTACACCCTCTCGGCATCCGAGATCCCGCCGATCCGCGTTGACGAGGTCATTTTGAAGCGCATCCGTCGCCAAGAGACTCGAAGGGGAGAGTGGGAAGTCGACATCTTTTATGCGCCGTTCGCAGTCGAAGAGGGCGAGCGACCGATGTTCCCCAGAATGTTGATGTGTGTAGACCATGCCTCTGGCATTGTCCTTCAAGTTCATGCGGCTGCTCACGAGACGTACGCGCAGGAGTCCGTGGACAAGCTCCTCGAAACCATGCTCGCCGGAGGCTGTCCAGCGACGTTCCTATTTCAGCGTCCGGAGGTCGGCACGTTGCTTCGTCCCATCGCAGAAGGTCTTGGGATCGAGCTACGTCAGGAAGACTGGCTACCTGCCCTCGAGGAGGCCAGGGAGGCGCTGGAGCAGGGGTTGGGTGGCAAGGGGTGA
- a CDS encoding VOC family protein codes for MHHIEINVSDLKRTTEFWGWLLEFFGYSPYQAWEHGRSWRKGITYLVFVQTEECFQEPKYHRRRVGLNHLAFHADSQAQVDELTTQLRMRGVPILYEDRHPYAGGPDHYAVFFEDPDRIKVEVVAPIQDRNRRGS; via the coding sequence TTGCATCACATCGAGATCAACGTATCGGACCTCAAGCGTACAACGGAGTTTTGGGGCTGGCTACTGGAGTTCTTTGGTTATTCACCATATCAAGCCTGGGAGCACGGGCGGAGTTGGCGAAAAGGCATCACGTATCTGGTGTTTGTCCAAACTGAAGAATGTTTTCAAGAGCCGAAGTATCACCGCCGGCGAGTCGGGCTAAATCACCTGGCATTTCACGCAGATTCGCAAGCTCAAGTTGACGAACTGACTACTCAACTGCGTATGCGCGGCGTGCCGATTCTGTATGAGGACCGGCATCCATATGCAGGAGGGCCGGACCACTATGCAGTGTTTTTTGAGGATCCTGATCGGATCAAAGTCGAAGTCGTCGCGCCGATTCAGGATAGGAACCGCCGAGGATCCTGA
- a CDS encoding cation diffusion facilitator family transporter, translating into MSSHAVSVVKKGVNIELVSVLWMVIEAAVAIGSGIIAHSLALVAFGADSIIELIAGAVLLWRLTIEARGASLARVNRAEKISSWVVGIALLLLAVYIVVASIDKLWTHQGAESTYVGIGLAIASGIIMPILSRLKKKIGVEIGSKALRADGACSIVCAYMAWTVLAGVVLTALFGWWWVDSIAALALVYFVVKEGWEAVQEARGKEGACGCCHDDCC; encoded by the coding sequence ATGTCTTCACATGCTGTTTCCGTCGTCAAAAAGGGTGTCAATATCGAATTGGTATCCGTTCTTTGGATGGTCATTGAAGCGGCGGTGGCGATTGGCTCGGGCATCATAGCACACTCGTTAGCACTTGTCGCCTTTGGTGCTGATAGCATCATCGAACTGATCGCCGGAGCAGTCCTTCTCTGGCGTCTGACGATTGAAGCACGCGGAGCTAGTTTGGCGCGAGTGAATCGTGCGGAAAAAATTTCGTCTTGGGTTGTCGGTATTGCCCTGCTGTTGCTTGCGGTCTATATCGTGGTTGCATCGATCGATAAGCTTTGGACGCATCAAGGAGCCGAGTCCACCTATGTAGGAATTGGCTTAGCCATCGCATCAGGCATCATTATGCCGATCTTGTCGCGTTTGAAGAAGAAAATTGGTGTAGAAATTGGCAGTAAGGCACTTCGCGCAGATGGGGCATGCAGCATCGTATGTGCGTACATGGCTTGGACGGTGCTTGCCGGTGTTGTTTTGACTGCTCTGTTTGGTTGGTGGTGGGTTGACTCCATCGCGGCGCTGGCGCTGGTGTATTTCGTCGTCAAAGAAGGTTGGGAAGCCGTTCAGGAAGCCCGCGGAAAAGAAGGTGCCTGTGGCTGTTGTCACGATGATTGTTGCTGA
- a CDS encoding cation diffusion facilitator family transporter: protein MKIAFFLTLIILVIEALGGWISHSLALWSDAGHVLSDLAAIGLSWYAMKQSQKPANEGMTFGYYRAGILAAFVNGVTLILITLWILREAYGRFQHPEHVTPTWMFLSAGVGLVMNLYLGLGMRHEENINVQSAVLHMLGDAAASAGVIMGGIIIAFTRWYVIDPILSVLIALLIAFGAWRIVRQTVNVLMEGTPVGIEIPQVVDAILSVKGIQQVHDLHVWTITSGRNALSCHVVVDGKMTVQETQNILRDVEHKLIHLGIRHVTIQPEDAAHPHGDSILCKNDAIHDNHDDH, encoded by the coding sequence ATGAAAATCGCGTTTTTCTTGACGCTAATTATTCTGGTCATCGAAGCTCTTGGTGGCTGGATTTCACACAGCTTAGCGTTGTGGTCTGATGCAGGACATGTGCTGTCGGACCTTGCAGCCATTGGGCTCTCTTGGTACGCGATGAAGCAGTCCCAAAAGCCAGCGAACGAGGGTATGACCTTTGGCTATTATCGTGCAGGTATTTTGGCTGCTTTCGTCAATGGTGTGACGCTGATCTTAATAACCCTCTGGATCTTACGGGAAGCGTACGGCCGTTTTCAGCATCCGGAACATGTGACGCCAACCTGGATGTTTCTCAGCGCAGGCGTGGGTCTCGTTATGAACTTGTACCTGGGACTTGGCATGCGTCATGAAGAAAACATCAACGTACAGAGCGCGGTTCTACACATGCTTGGTGATGCAGCGGCGTCCGCAGGCGTTATTATGGGCGGCATCATTATCGCCTTCACGCGCTGGTACGTGATTGACCCGATTTTAAGCGTCTTGATCGCCTTGTTGATTGCCTTCGGTGCTTGGCGGATCGTTAGACAGACTGTCAATGTCTTAATGGAAGGCACGCCCGTTGGCATTGAAATTCCGCAAGTCGTCGATGCCATCCTTTCGGTGAAGGGAATTCAACAAGTTCATGATTTGCATGTTTGGACCATTACCAGTGGAAGAAACGCCCTGTCTTGTCATGTTGTCGTCGATGGCAAGATGACAGTTCAAGAAACGCAAAACATTTTGCGAGATGTCGAGCACAAACTCATTCACTTGGGCATCCGTCATGTGACCATCCAACCCGAAGATGCAGCCCATCCGCATGGTGATTCGATATTGTGTAAAAACGATGCCATTCATGACAACCATGACGATCATTGA
- a CDS encoding ArsR/SmtB family transcription factor, whose translation MLDTNHETCCNVVHEDAVNDCVEQLSDSVVERLSETFKVLADPTRIRILYNLSKRELCVCDLAEILGMTQSAVSHQLRYLKALRLVKSRREGNTVYYRHDDAHTMGLLQMAIDHATHIGAERGNIE comes from the coding sequence ATGTTGGATACGAACCATGAGACGTGTTGTAATGTCGTTCATGAAGACGCTGTGAACGATTGTGTTGAACAGCTTTCCGATTCGGTCGTTGAAAGGCTATCTGAGACGTTCAAGGTACTCGCCGACCCGACACGCATTCGCATTTTGTACAACTTATCCAAGCGTGAATTGTGTGTCTGTGATCTCGCTGAGATATTGGGTATGACCCAATCGGCTGTATCCCATCAATTGCGTTACCTTAAGGCACTGCGATTAGTCAAAAGTCGCAGAGAGGGCAACACGGTCTATTATCGTCACGACGATGCCCACACGATGGGGCTTTTGCAAATGGCAATTGATCACGCCACTCACATTGGCGCTGAAAGAGGAAACATCGAATGA
- a CDS encoding YolD-like family protein, whose product MLPEHRELMAQLQRERSRRKPPMLTEERMAELQYTLCEAIHEERAVRVTVFTPERDVVLVGRVPVHGRELRVRTTGGERVVRLDDVIGIE is encoded by the coding sequence ATGTTGCCTGAGCATCGCGAGCTCATGGCACAGCTCCAACGCGAACGCTCCAGACGGAAGCCACCCATGCTCACTGAGGAGCGCATGGCCGAACTGCAATACACGCTCTGCGAAGCAATTCACGAGGAACGCGCCGTGCGCGTAACGGTGTTTACACCGGAACGTGACGTGGTACTCGTCGGCCGGGTGCCGGTGCACGGTCGGGAGTTGCGCGTCAGAACCACGGGCGGTGAGCGAGTCGTGAGATTGGACGACGTGATCGGCATTGAATGA
- a CDS encoding gamma-glutamylcyclotransferase: MSKSGYDWGAYPVVSLEEDGEIVGEWVEVTDEGMKALDRLEGYPHLYDRAMVEDLANGLRGWVYHMPAAKAKQNGERVESGDWVEHVRYSPRGVRR, encoded by the coding sequence CTGTCGAAGTCGGGGTACGACTGGGGCGCGTATCCGGTCGTGAGCCTCGAGGAGGACGGAGAGATCGTCGGCGAGTGGGTCGAAGTGACGGACGAGGGGATGAAGGCGCTGGATCGACTGGAGGGCTACCCGCATCTCTACGATCGCGCGATGGTCGAGGACCTGGCGAACGGCCTGCGCGGGTGGGTGTATCACATGCCGGCGGCCAAAGCGAAGCAAAATGGCGAGCGAGTCGAAAGCGGCGATTGGGTGGAGCATGTTCGGTATTCACCGCGCGGAGTGAGAAGGTGA
- a CDS encoding transposase, whose product MKLARNANDIVAKHLTNALPGDVLSVIGIHDAHVVRALPTEIPKVEVRQEFTDIMLELANGALLHLEFQTTREPAFYRFAAYDLAIAERYRRQVRTVILYTGDVKEAPSELDAGSLCYAVENVYLNRLDGDGVLETVKRHLATHEWTAEDRVRLAFAFHMRFDRRTRGEAFEEIVETVQKVPDRNEQDYLAALILGFSGRVLAEEQKARLRKVLEMTELLKEIEQEARIEERKEIAARMFRKGASVSDVVELTGLSEEEAREIQKQIH is encoded by the coding sequence ATGAAACTGGCGCGGAACGCGAATGACATTGTCGCGAAGCACTTGACGAACGCGTTGCCGGGTGATGTGTTGTCGGTGATTGGCATTCATGATGCGCACGTCGTGCGTGCGTTGCCGACGGAGATTCCGAAGGTCGAAGTGCGGCAGGAATTCACGGACATCATGTTGGAGTTGGCGAACGGGGCGTTGTTGCATCTTGAGTTTCAGACGACGCGAGAACCGGCGTTTTATCGGTTTGCGGCGTATGATCTGGCGATCGCGGAGCGCTATAGGCGCCAGGTTCGAACCGTCATCCTGTACACGGGCGACGTCAAGGAAGCGCCGTCGGAACTGGACGCAGGTAGCTTGTGTTATGCTGTGGAAAACGTATACCTGAACCGGCTGGACGGTGACGGCGTGCTAGAGACCGTGAAACGGCACTTGGCCACACACGAGTGGACTGCGGAAGACCGAGTGCGGCTGGCGTTTGCGTTCCACATGCGATTTGACCGGCGGACACGGGGCGAGGCGTTTGAGGAGATTGTCGAAACTGTACAGAAGGTACCAGATCGGAACGAGCAGGACTATTTGGCGGCGCTCATTTTGGGGTTCAGCGGACGGGTTTTGGCGGAAGAGCAAAAGGCGCGTTTGAGGAAAGTGTTGGAGATGACGGAGTTGTTGAAGGAGATTGAGCAAGAAGCACGCATAGAAGAGCGCAAGGAAATTGCGGCACGTATGTTCCGCAAAGGTGCTTCTGTGTCCGACGTAGTGGAGTTGACCGGGCTGTCGGAAGAGGAGGCGCGGGAAATTCAGAAACAGATTCACTAA